In Dehalococcoidales bacterium, the following proteins share a genomic window:
- a CDS encoding molybdopterin-binding protein: MKPFGALLSYEEAKKVVEANIKPVSAVETVALDDASGRVLAEDVVAALNIPPFDRAAMDGYAVKARDTFNSGQFRPKVLNVIGQLNAGETPREKIAAGECVQIATGAMMPKGADSVVMVEDTESADGRVKVFKSAYPGANVAKMGEDIRKGNPVLRSGVVLDSGKIGVLASQGTARVRVYARPRVAVLPSGEEIVEIGDKLKPGQIYDINSHTVAAVVSASGGIPVRSGIVSDNREHIKSMITEALKNDLVVISGGSSVGERDLLVSVIVGWGEVLFHGIQVKPGKPTIFAMVEGKPLMGMPGYPTSCLINTYLFLLPAVRKMAHLPPRRGETVQARLSRRVPGSVGRRQFLTVKLEGDEAVPVFKESGAITSTAEADGYIEIAENIDLLEKGEPVTVTLF; the protein is encoded by the coding sequence GTGAAACCATTTGGCGCATTGCTTTCCTATGAGGAAGCCAAAAAGGTGGTCGAGGCCAACATCAAGCCCGTCTCCGCAGTGGAGACGGTGGCTCTCGATGATGCTTCGGGGAGGGTACTGGCGGAGGACGTCGTCGCCGCTTTAAATATCCCCCCCTTTGACCGGGCGGCGATGGACGGCTACGCCGTTAAGGCCAGGGATACCTTCAATTCCGGTCAGTTCAGGCCTAAAGTGCTCAATGTCATCGGTCAGCTGAATGCCGGGGAAACGCCCCGGGAGAAAATAGCCGCTGGCGAGTGTGTCCAGATTGCTACCGGGGCGATGATGCCCAAAGGCGCCGATTCTGTGGTCATGGTGGAGGATACCGAGTCGGCCGACGGACGGGTCAAGGTGTTTAAGTCGGCCTACCCCGGAGCCAACGTGGCGAAGATGGGTGAGGATATCAGGAAAGGGAACCCGGTTCTGCGGAGCGGCGTCGTTCTCGATTCGGGTAAAATAGGGGTGCTCGCTTCCCAGGGTACGGCGCGGGTCAGGGTCTACGCCAGGCCAAGAGTGGCCGTTCTGCCCAGCGGTGAAGAGATTGTTGAGATTGGCGATAAGTTAAAGCCGGGGCAGATTTATGATATTAACTCCCATACCGTGGCCGCGGTGGTCAGCGCCAGTGGCGGCATCCCCGTTCGTTCCGGCATCGTCAGCGACAACCGCGAGCACATCAAATCTATGATTACCGAAGCCCTGAAGAATGACCTAGTGGTCATCTCGGGAGGCTCATCGGTGGGGGAGAGAGACCTGCTGGTCAGCGTTATCGTGGGGTGGGGGGAAGTACTGTTCCACGGCATCCAGGTGAAGCCGGGGAAGCCGACCATTTTTGCCATGGTCGAGGGCAAGCCGCTGATGGGTATGCCCGGCTACCCCACTTCCTGCTTGATTAACACCTACCTGTTCCTGCTGCCGGCGGTGAGGAAGATGGCCCACCTGCCACCGAGAAGAGGAGAGACCGTCCAGGCCAGGCTCTCACGGAGGGTCCCCGGCAGTGTCGGCCGGAGGCAGTTCCTGACGGTCAAGCTTGAGGGCGACGAGGCAGTGCCCGTGTTCAAGGAGTCCGGGGCGATAACCAGCACCGCTGAAGCCGATGGCTATATCGAGATTGCCGAGAACATCGATTTGCTGGAGAAGGGCGAGCCGGTCACGGTGACGCTGTTCTAG
- a CDS encoding MFS transporter, producing the protein MFYGWYIVVASLFLIAYNEWATYYGFTAFIEPISATFGWSYAQISLATSFRGLLSGTLSPFTGMIVDRWSPKILALIGVASLGFGYFFFSRITSLTMLYVSFLFVGIGGSLCYMVPTTTIVKWFSKNVGKATGIISVGAGLGGSLLPLLVKMIDTYGWQNSLVVLAVGIGVIGIPISFVFRSRPEDYGLLPDGEKPADSTSTAVAIGYDFSVSVKEALRMRTFWQIGLAFTVQLAGIMAILTHVMPYLMSLGVAKSTASMVAMTVPLASISGRIPFGWLADIFTKKYVSAVAMMITSAGLFLFWLIDGSSLPLMILAAIVFGLGVSGFVPVRAPLLREYFGTKRFASITGLMSTFSMLGMIAGPPAAGWVFDTYGTYSPIWLILTAVALSGAVLMVFMPLPLRNSRQVEV; encoded by the coding sequence GTGTTCTACGGATGGTATATAGTTGTCGCCAGTCTGTTTCTTATTGCCTATAATGAATGGGCAACCTATTACGGATTCACCGCTTTCATCGAACCTATTTCCGCCACCTTCGGCTGGAGCTACGCTCAAATTTCACTGGCCACTTCTTTTCGCGGTCTGCTATCGGGTACGTTAAGCCCTTTTACCGGCATGATTGTTGACCGCTGGTCGCCGAAAATACTGGCGCTGATCGGAGTAGCGTCATTAGGTTTCGGCTACTTCTTCTTCAGTCGCATCACCAGCCTGACCATGCTCTACGTCAGCTTTTTGTTTGTGGGCATCGGCGGCTCGCTCTGCTACATGGTACCCACGACCACTATCGTCAAATGGTTCAGCAAGAATGTCGGCAAGGCTACCGGCATCATCTCTGTAGGCGCCGGTCTCGGCGGTTCGCTGCTGCCGTTACTGGTCAAGATGATTGATACCTACGGCTGGCAAAATTCGCTGGTCGTCCTGGCGGTCGGGATTGGCGTCATCGGCATCCCAATATCCTTCGTTTTCCGCAGCCGCCCGGAGGACTACGGGCTCCTTCCGGATGGGGAGAAACCGGCAGACTCAACCAGTACCGCTGTTGCCATCGGCTATGATTTCAGCGTCAGCGTTAAGGAAGCGCTCAGGATGCGAACCTTCTGGCAGATAGGTCTCGCCTTCACCGTGCAGCTCGCCGGCATCATGGCGATACTGACCCATGTGATGCCCTACCTGATGAGCCTGGGCGTGGCCAAGTCCACTGCCAGCATGGTGGCGATGACCGTCCCGCTGGCCAGTATTTCCGGGCGGATACCCTTCGGCTGGCTGGCTGATATCTTCACCAAGAAGTATGTCAGCGCCGTGGCCATGATGATAACCAGCGCCGGACTCTTTCTTTTCTGGCTGATTGACGGCAGCTCTTTGCCGTTGATGATCCTGGCGGCCATCGTTTTCGGCCTGGGCGTCAGCGGGTTTGTCCCGGTGCGGGCGCCGCTGCTCCGGGAATACTTCGGCACGAAACGTTTTGCCTCGATTACCGGCCTGATGAGCACCTTCAGCATGCTGGGGATGATTGCCGGACCTCCCGCCGCCGGATGGGTCTTTGACACCTATGGCACCTACAGCCCGATATGGTTAATTCTGACCGCCGTCGCCCTGTCGGGGGCGGTCCTGATGGTTTTCATGCCGCTGCCTTTAAGGAATTCAAGGCAGGTTGAGGTATAA